A single Lolium rigidum isolate FL_2022 unplaced genomic scaffold, APGP_CSIRO_Lrig_0.1 contig_48581_1, whole genome shotgun sequence DNA region contains:
- the LOC124681607 gene encoding serotonin N-acetyltransferase 2, chloroplastic-like, giving the protein MQQPQVQPRPSARGFLRAAVTFKPRNPFLLHRPAASAAGAGIGVRLTVSDAELASRGFDVRRTAEGLDVAALNQVFARVGFPQRQEERLRRALEHSEVAWLASAATGRPVAFARAAGDGVFNAVVWDVVVEPSCQGLGLGRAVMERLVAELRRKGVGNIVLYAEPRVVGFYRPLGFAMDPDGIRGMAYYRSKQKTAQ; this is encoded by the coding sequence ATGCAACAACCGCAGGTGCAACCCCGCCCCAGCGCGCGCGGCTTCCTCCGTGCCGCCGTCACGTTCAAGCCCAGGAACCCATTCCTCCTGCACCGtccggccgcgtccgccgccggcgccggcatcGGCGTCCGGCTGACGGTGTCGGACGCCGAGCTAGCATCCCGCGGCTTCGACGTGCGGCGCACCGCGGAGGGCCTGGACGTGGCGGCCCTGAACCAGGTGTTCGCGCGCGTGGGGTTCCCGCAGCGGCAGGAGGAGCGTCTGCGGCGCGCGCTGGAGCACAGCGAGGTGGCGTGGCTggcgtcggcggcgacgggccGTCCCGTGGCGTTCGCGCGCGCGGCCGGGGACGGGGTGTTCAACGCGGTGGTGTGGGACGTGGTGGTGGAGCCGTCGTGCCAGGGCCTCGGGCTCGGCCGCGCCGTCATGGAGCGGCTCGTGGCGGAGCTCCGGCGCAAGGGCGTCGGCAACATCGTGCTCTACGCCGAGCCCAGGGTGGTGGGCTTCTACCGCCCGCTCGGGTTCGCCATGGACCCCGACGGCATCCGGGGCATGGCGTACTACCGCAGCAAGCAGAAGACTGCACAGTGA
- the LOC124681604 gene encoding casparian strip membrane protein 2-like → MSSSNEATVIHVDDTTGKAPVTAQPPPASAPTAPVQQQRKSGGVPFLLRGGADGFRRCMAFVDLLLRIVAFGPTLAAAIATATSNETLSVFTEHFEFRARFDDFPTFTFFVAANAIAAGYLVLSLPFSVVGIIRPKATVVRLLLLIGDTVMVVLVTAAASAAAAIVYVAHEGNMRANWVPICMNFHGFCERTSGSVVASFLAVLVFILLVLLSACAIRRRRQC, encoded by the coding sequence ATGAGCAGCAGCAATGAAGCCACCGTCATCCACGTTGACGACACCACCGGCAAGGCCCCGGTTACGGCTCAGCCGCCACCAGCATCAGCCCCAACCGCGCCGGTGCAGCAGCAGCGCAAGTCCGGTGGTGTGCCATTCCTCCTGCGCGGCGGCGCTGATGGCTTCCGTCGCTGCATGGCCTTCGTGGACCTGCTGCTGAGGATTGTCGCCTTCGGGCCGACACTGGCGGCCGccatcgccacggccacctccaACGAGACGCTCTCCGTCTTCACCGAGCACTTCGAGTTCCGGGCCAGGTTCGACGACTTCCCGACCTTCACCTTCTTCGTGGCCGCCAACGCGATCGCGGCGGGGTACCTGGTGCTGTCGCTCCCCTTCTCCGTCGTGGGGATCATCCGGCCGAAGGCCACAGTCGTGAGGCTGCTGCTGCTCATCGGCGACACGGTGATGGTGGTGCtcgtgacggcggcggcgtccgcggcggcggcgatcgtGTACGTGGCGCACGAGGGGAACATGCGCGCCAACTGGGTGCCCATCTGCATGAACTTCCACGGCTTCTGCGAGCGCACCAGCGGCTCCGTCGTCGCCTCCTTCCTCGCCGTcctcgtcttcatcctcctcgtcctcctctccgCATGCGCCATCCGTCGCCGCCGACAATGCTAG